One part of the Blastocatellia bacterium genome encodes these proteins:
- a CDS encoding cache domain-containing protein, translating to MRLSEKLGALGAGIAILPLLVAALVVLSQLSSHARRQSEENLQREARAASAIADKRLSELRSAAQRLADDIANRALAAGDSARSNESAPGSRPTTPQARIQDMLSRALQDDGLDFVIVADTQGRVIARHNDLPAPTEMLTTGDDRNQLAAAVLSNGQPVAAVASEGTARLKTLGLDMRAQVKLMNGAVIDQALMTEAAAPVQGGGRSVGVVLIGQMVNNDAKPRPGANTLQTPLVAEIRQALYRQSEEDAGAVVAYQNAIIASSVVGSGSETGTALTGALCDAAQAPVLIAQGDESYLVAWQPMKAIDGAAVGHVGVARHTRALRGATPAARTALLLITLMALLAAGAGGFFYGRALGARIADLNEAVTRWGVGDLSAPAKDRPPVIEALAGLTARDEVSRLAASLEQMRESFRQAIERLRRR from the coding sequence ATGCGATTAAGCGAAAAGCTGGGCGCGTTGGGCGCCGGCATTGCGATTCTACCCTTACTGGTTGCCGCGCTCGTCGTCCTGTCACAGCTCTCCTCACACGCCCGCCGTCAATCAGAAGAGAACTTGCAGCGCGAAGCGCGCGCCGCGTCGGCCATCGCCGATAAGCGACTGAGCGAGCTGCGCTCGGCGGCGCAGCGGCTCGCAGACGACATCGCCAACCGCGCGCTCGCCGCGGGTGACAGTGCCCGCAGCAATGAGAGCGCCCCCGGCAGTCGCCCGACAACGCCGCAGGCGCGCATTCAAGATATGCTGTCGCGGGCGCTGCAAGATGACGGGCTCGATTTTGTCATCGTCGCCGACACGCAAGGCCGCGTCATTGCGCGCCACAACGACCTTCCCGCGCCGACCGAAATGCTGACCACAGGCGACGACCGCAATCAGTTAGCCGCCGCCGTCTTGAGCAATGGCCAGCCGGTCGCCGCCGTGGCCAGCGAAGGTACGGCGCGATTAAAGACGCTCGGCCTCGATATGCGCGCACAGGTGAAACTGATGAACGGCGCGGTCATCGATCAAGCGTTGATGACCGAGGCCGCCGCGCCGGTTCAAGGTGGTGGGCGCTCGGTCGGCGTCGTCTTGATCGGCCAGATGGTCAACAACGATGCCAAGCCGCGACCGGGCGCGAACACACTACAGACGCCGCTGGTCGCCGAGATTCGTCAGGCGCTTTATCGGCAGAGCGAAGAAGACGCCGGCGCCGTCGTCGCTTATCAAAACGCCATCATCGCGTCGAGCGTCGTCGGCAGCGGCAGCGAAACCGGCACGGCGCTGACGGGCGCGCTGTGCGATGCGGCGCAAGCTCCCGTGTTGATCGCGCAAGGTGATGAAAGCTACCTGGTCGCCTGGCAGCCGATGAAGGCGATAGACGGCGCGGCGGTCGGCCATGTCGGCGTGGCGCGCCACACGCGAGCGCTCAGGGGCGCGACTCCGGCGGCGCGCACGGCGCTGCTGTTGATCACGCTGATGGCTCTGCTTGCGGCGGGCGCCGGCGGATTCTTTTATGGCCGCGCGCTGGGCGCACGGATTGCAGACTTGAACGAAGCGGTGACGCGCTGGGGCGTCGGCGACCTGTCGGCGCCGGCCAAAGATCGTCCGCCGGTGATCGAAGCACTGGCCGGGCTCACGGCGCGCGACGAGGTCAGCCGATTGGCCGCGAGCCTCGAACAGATGCGCGAGAGTTTCCGACAGGCGATTGAACGATTGCGCCGCCGCTGA
- a CDS encoding polyprenyl synthetase family protein: MSREGRVSKLTPEQTERMHSRLEMDAPAGAPPMTSAEIFALVQSDLALVEAEFKHAVSDAPEVVAAMGCYLHEGGGKRVRPALLLLAAHMTGGAAGAAAVRMGVVMEMLHTATLVHDDIIDEARVRRGQPSANARWGNNKTVLIGDWLYMTAFDLSLRERNFDILDSLTRMTRRMVEGEIIQLSLIGDSRITEAQHLDIVERKTAYMFSVCSEIGGILAAANREQRRALAHYGKSVGIAFQLVDDVLDFVSTEAKLGKPVANDLREGKLTLPLIYLLEAGDADHRRMVETVMREGGFESVTREEVLRLIDEHGTLERARRAALHYANEAIESLDLFPHSPYRQALMSVPRFIVEREM, translated from the coding sequence TTGAGCAGAGAGGGCAGGGTCAGCAAACTGACACCGGAGCAAACCGAACGCATGCACAGCCGCCTGGAAATGGACGCGCCCGCCGGCGCGCCGCCAATGACGAGCGCCGAGATTTTCGCGCTCGTGCAAAGCGACCTGGCACTTGTCGAAGCCGAGTTCAAGCACGCCGTCAGCGACGCGCCCGAAGTCGTCGCGGCGATGGGCTGTTACCTGCACGAAGGCGGCGGCAAGCGCGTGCGCCCGGCTTTATTGCTGCTCGCGGCGCATATGACTGGCGGCGCGGCGGGCGCGGCGGCGGTGCGCATGGGCGTCGTGATGGAAATGCTGCACACGGCGACGCTCGTGCATGACGACATCATCGATGAAGCCAGAGTGCGGCGCGGGCAGCCTTCGGCCAACGCGCGTTGGGGCAATAACAAGACGGTGCTGATCGGCGACTGGCTCTACATGACGGCCTTCGACCTCTCCCTGCGCGAGCGTAACTTCGACATTCTCGACAGCCTGACGCGCATGACGCGCCGCATGGTCGAGGGCGAAATCATACAACTGTCGCTGATCGGCGACAGCCGCATCACGGAAGCTCAGCACCTCGACATCGTCGAGCGCAAGACGGCTTATATGTTCAGCGTCTGCTCAGAGATCGGCGGCATTCTCGCCGCCGCCAACCGCGAGCAGCGGCGGGCGCTGGCGCATTATGGCAAATCGGTCGGCATCGCCTTTCAACTTGTGGACGACGTGCTCGACTTCGTTTCGACCGAGGCCAAGCTCGGCAAGCCGGTCGCCAACGACTTGCGCGAAGGCAAGCTGACGCTGCCGCTGATCTACCTGTTGGAAGCCGGCGACGCCGATCACCGGCGGATGGTTGAAACGGTGATGCGCGAAGGCGGCTTCGAGAGCGTCACGCGCGAAGAGGTGCTGCGCTTGATCGATGAGCACGGCACGTTGGAGCGCGCCCGCCGCGCCGCGCTGCACTATGCCAACGAGGCCATCGAATCGCTCGACCTCTTTCCCCACTCGCCTTACCGCCAGGCCCTGATGAGCGTTCCCCGCTTCATTGTCGAGCGCGAGATGTGA
- the dnaJ gene encoding molecular chaperone DnaJ: MSSKRDYYEILGVTRTANEQELKQAYRRLAVQYHPDKNPGDQTAEEKFKEINEAYQILSQPELRSRYDRFGHAGVGAAAQAGAGFGQGFPGFEDIFEMFGFGDMFGGRGQRRGPQRGADLRYDIEITLEEAAQGVKTKIRVPRLEHCDTCHGSGAAEGSQPVRCSTCGGSGQVRYQQAFLSVMRTCSNCRGSGKVIKNHCRACQGAGRVEREKTLEIKMPAGVDSGSRLRIAGEGEAGDPGAARGDLYVIVHLKEHETFERRDANLYCAIPISFTEAALGGEIGVPTLDGEERVKIEEGTQTGTIFRLKGKGMPVLGGRGRGDLYAAVNVITPTSLSREQRKLLEELAKLERENPATDRGIMDKVKDIFG; the protein is encoded by the coding sequence TTGAGCAGCAAACGCGACTACTACGAAATATTGGGCGTGACGCGCACGGCCAATGAGCAGGAACTGAAACAGGCATACCGCCGCCTCGCCGTCCAATACCACCCGGATAAGAATCCCGGCGACCAGACTGCCGAGGAAAAATTCAAAGAGATTAACGAAGCCTATCAAATACTGTCGCAGCCCGAATTGCGCTCGCGTTACGACCGCTTTGGCCACGCGGGGGTCGGCGCGGCGGCGCAGGCGGGCGCCGGTTTCGGGCAGGGCTTCCCGGGCTTTGAAGACATCTTCGAGATGTTCGGCTTCGGCGATATGTTCGGTGGGCGCGGCCAGCGGCGCGGCCCGCAGCGCGGCGCCGACTTGCGCTACGACATCGAGATCACGCTCGAAGAAGCGGCGCAGGGCGTCAAGACCAAGATTCGCGTGCCGCGCCTGGAGCATTGTGATACCTGTCACGGCAGCGGCGCGGCGGAAGGCTCGCAGCCCGTCCGCTGTTCGACCTGTGGCGGCAGCGGCCAGGTGCGTTATCAGCAGGCTTTTCTCAGTGTCATGCGCACCTGCTCGAATTGTCGCGGCAGCGGCAAAGTGATTAAGAACCATTGCCGCGCCTGTCAAGGCGCAGGCCGCGTCGAGCGCGAAAAGACGCTCGAAATCAAGATGCCTGCCGGGGTTGATAGCGGCTCGCGGCTGCGCATCGCCGGCGAAGGCGAAGCCGGCGATCCCGGCGCGGCGCGCGGCGACCTCTACGTCATCGTCCACCTCAAAGAACACGAGACGTTCGAGCGGCGCGATGCCAACCTCTACTGTGCGATCCCGATCTCGTTCACCGAGGCGGCGCTCGGCGGCGAGATTGGCGTGCCAACGCTTGACGGCGAAGAGCGTGTGAAGATCGAAGAAGGCACGCAGACCGGCACCATCTTTCGCCTCAAGGGCAAAGGCATGCCGGTGTTGGGCGGGCGCGGGCGCGGCGACCTCTACGCCGCGGTCAATGTCATCACGCCGACCAGCCTGTCGCGCGAGCAGAGGAAGCTGCTTGAAGAACTGGCGAAGCTCGAGCGCGAGAACCCCGCAACCGACCGCGGCATCATGGACAAGGTGAAAGACATCTTCGGCTGA
- the grpE gene encoding nucleotide exchange factor GrpE: MSKQDNEPKEVPIEFSDNEEESAASDDTLASDDPPESDDPPAEGDSDRLAALQAQIDALTQERSMLLDQRLRTQAEFENYRRRVDRERAETYARSRAEVVLELLPVIDNFERALASLEHSGNDAKSLHEGIELIHRQLNDALAKFGLQPVESVGQAFDPNVHEAVSAEPSEEHEENTVIAEFQRGYRLGEKLLRPAKVKVASTPEK, from the coding sequence ATGAGTAAACAGGATAACGAGCCCAAGGAAGTGCCAATTGAGTTCTCTGACAACGAAGAAGAGTCGGCAGCCAGCGACGACACCTTAGCGTCGGATGATCCGCCGGAGAGCGATGATCCGCCGGCCGAGGGCGATAGCGACCGCCTGGCGGCGCTGCAAGCGCAGATTGACGCGCTGACGCAGGAACGCTCGATGCTGCTCGACCAGCGCTTGCGCACGCAGGCGGAGTTTGAAAACTACCGCCGCCGGGTTGACCGCGAACGTGCGGAAACCTACGCGCGGTCGCGCGCCGAAGTCGTGCTGGAACTGCTGCCGGTGATCGATAATTTCGAGCGCGCCCTGGCCAGCCTTGAGCATAGCGGCAACGATGCCAAGAGCTTGCATGAAGGCATCGAATTGATTCACCGCCAGCTCAACGACGCGCTGGCGAAGTTTGGCCTCCAGCCGGTTGAATCCGTCGGGCAGGCTTTCGACCCGAACGTTCACGAAGCGGTGTCGGCAGAGCCTTCCGAAGAGCACGAAGAGAACACGGTGATCGCCGAGTTCCAGCGTGGCTATCGGCTGGGCGAGAAACTGTTGCGCCCGGCGAAAGTGAAAGTCGCCTCGACCCCCGAGAAGTAG
- a CDS encoding SUMF1/EgtB/PvdO family nonheme iron enzyme has translation MMYCERCNIDFPEGLRYCKWCGQTLVERRRNTSELHFCPNCSAAVQPRWAFCKVCGVRLTTAPRASVVTTCAQCGTSVSPGALHCLNCGYNLHANSDAVSEAPSTTIIALCPTCGERIDPGSVYCKGCGAALYEQQTPFGESAIICSACQSFNPVGSSVCRVCGASLIVTAGTMAADQPPTQPVIEKNSDTLPDLADHMPSRQSGEYRPPTAERESPQPPLTLEHVSPLRGPELEPGASTLAFDPQRTDAFQSSATEAIQSPGTEVFQDGLTSTVPSSQQTIQTYPKGADTSLLPGVAGSKFEQPQTTASLNMGRDTGPVEDEAAAPDEAAAPPSVEMVAPPSEELSSPAAPMTRPNTDELTSPNEAPPSMYETFTFVSDVEATPPEGTVALGAGSPPPAAFEKSAEPFISGNQAAPAPPPPPNVPLAPPSDADHAVAETRPAILSVAPPAEAIRETAHRYEPSPQPTMPIEQAASTTFSQSNVHYPTPAVPVTPKPPVTRKKSRTGLYAGLFVMLFVIGIGLGAWWFLSGRKPANPVAPATPSETPTAPAKPTEPTKPAAPAVPEGMVLVTAGNYTVGRDDASDLEKPQHAVTLPAYLIDRTEVTCDAYKQFIDATNHKPPVNWQGNNFPTGRANYPVTGITWQDAADYAAWAGKRLPTEAEWEAAARGPEGRRYPWGNEWLPGQANIGVKAGEPTADNQYPLQVMEVGGYPQGASPAGALDMVGNVWEWTADEFKFYPGNPASLDDPKLKADLKIKPGVTYRVIRGGAFDGGQQHDGSYRGYLDASLAYPKTGFRCAKDLK, from the coding sequence ATGATGTACTGCGAACGATGCAACATTGATTTCCCGGAAGGGCTGCGTTACTGCAAGTGGTGCGGCCAGACGCTGGTTGAGCGCCGCCGCAACACCAGCGAGCTGCACTTCTGCCCGAACTGCTCGGCGGCGGTGCAGCCGCGCTGGGCGTTCTGCAAAGTCTGTGGCGTGCGGCTGACAACCGCGCCGCGCGCGTCGGTCGTGACGACCTGTGCGCAGTGCGGCACCTCTGTCAGTCCCGGCGCGCTGCACTGTCTCAACTGCGGCTATAACCTGCACGCGAATAGTGATGCGGTCAGCGAAGCGCCGAGCACGACGATCATTGCTCTCTGCCCGACCTGCGGCGAGCGCATCGATCCGGGCAGCGTCTACTGCAAAGGCTGCGGCGCGGCGCTCTACGAACAACAAACGCCATTCGGCGAGTCGGCCATCATCTGTTCCGCCTGCCAGAGCTTCAACCCTGTCGGCTCAAGCGTCTGCCGCGTCTGCGGCGCGTCGTTGATTGTCACGGCGGGCACGATGGCCGCCGATCAGCCGCCGACACAGCCGGTCATCGAAAAGAACTCGGACACTCTGCCTGACCTTGCTGACCATATGCCGAGCCGCCAGTCGGGCGAATACCGCCCGCCGACTGCCGAGCGCGAGAGTCCACAGCCGCCGCTGACACTTGAGCACGTCTCGCCGTTGCGCGGGCCTGAGCTTGAGCCGGGCGCTTCGACGCTGGCCTTTGACCCGCAGCGAACCGATGCCTTTCAGTCGTCGGCCACCGAGGCGATTCAATCGCCGGGCACCGAGGTCTTTCAGGATGGGCTGACCAGCACCGTGCCCTCGTCGCAGCAGACCATCCAGACATATCCGAAGGGCGCTGACACCAGCCTCTTGCCGGGCGTCGCCGGTTCTAAATTCGAGCAGCCGCAGACGACCGCTTCGCTCAACATGGGCCGCGACACCGGCCCGGTCGAAGACGAGGCCGCCGCCCCTGATGAAGCGGCAGCGCCGCCTTCCGTCGAGATGGTCGCGCCGCCTTCTGAAGAGTTGAGCAGTCCGGCAGCGCCGATGACCCGCCCGAACACCGACGAGTTGACCTCGCCGAATGAAGCGCCGCCTTCGATGTACGAAACCTTCACCTTCGTTTCCGACGTTGAGGCGACGCCGCCCGAAGGCACCGTCGCCTTGGGCGCCGGCAGCCCGCCGCCCGCCGCTTTTGAGAAATCAGCAGAGCCGTTTATCTCTGGCAATCAGGCCGCGCCTGCACCGCCGCCACCGCCGAATGTGCCGCTCGCGCCGCCTTCAGACGCCGACCATGCAGTCGCCGAAACCAGGCCGGCCATCCTTAGCGTCGCGCCGCCGGCTGAAGCGATTCGCGAAACCGCTCACCGCTATGAGCCGTCGCCGCAACCGACAATGCCCATCGAGCAGGCGGCGTCAACAACCTTCAGTCAAAGTAACGTTCATTACCCGACGCCTGCGGTGCCGGTAACGCCGAAGCCGCCCGTGACGCGGAAGAAAAGTCGCACAGGCTTGTACGCCGGCCTCTTCGTCATGCTTTTCGTGATCGGCATCGGGCTCGGCGCATGGTGGTTCCTGTCCGGGCGGAAGCCGGCCAATCCCGTCGCGCCGGCAACGCCGAGCGAAACGCCGACTGCGCCGGCAAAGCCCACCGAGCCGACGAAGCCCGCCGCGCCTGCGGTGCCCGAAGGCATGGTGCTGGTGACGGCGGGTAATTACACGGTGGGCCGCGACGACGCGAGCGACCTTGAAAAGCCACAGCACGCCGTCACTCTGCCGGCTTATCTCATCGACCGCACCGAAGTGACCTGCGACGCGTACAAGCAATTCATTGACGCGACCAATCACAAGCCGCCGGTCAACTGGCAGGGCAATAACTTCCCGACGGGCCGCGCTAACTATCCGGTGACCGGAATTACATGGCAGGACGCGGCGGATTACGCGGCGTGGGCGGGCAAGCGGCTGCCGACCGAAGCCGAATGGGAAGCGGCGGCGCGCGGCCCCGAAGGCCGGCGTTACCCGTGGGGCAACGAATGGCTGCCGGGGCAGGCGAACATCGGCGTCAAGGCGGGCGAGCCAACCGCAGACAACCAGTACCCGCTACAGGTCATGGAGGTCGGCGGCTACCCGCAGGGCGCGAGCCCCGCGGGCGCGCTCGACATGGTCGGCAACGTCTGGGAGTGGACGGCGGACGAGTTCAAGTTCTATCCCGGCAACCCGGCATCGCTGGATGATCCAAAGCTCAAAGCCGATCTGAAGATCAAGCCGGGCGTCACCTACCGAGTGATTCGCGGCGGCGCCTTTGATGGCGGCCAACAGCACGACGGCTCGTACCGCGGCTATCTCGACGCCAGTCTCGCCTATCCCAAGACCGGCTTCCGTTGCGCGAAAGATCTAAAGTAG
- the dnaK gene encoding molecular chaperone DnaK, whose protein sequence is MGKVIGIDLGTTNSCVAILEGGVTQIIPNKEGGRTTPSVVAFTEKGERLIGQIAKRQAITNSANTIYAVKRLIGRKFNSQEVQRAMEVCAYEITEASNGDCRVRVRGRDYSPPEISAILLQRLKLAAEEFLGDEVTEAIITVPAYFDDIQRQATKDAGKIAGLNVHRIINEPTAAALAYGLGKREHEKIAVYDLGGGTFDVSIMEMNDGVFEVLSTCGDSFLGGEDFDQRIVDWMIETFNEETGIDLHNDRLALQRLKEAAERAKCELSTVSEAQMNLPFIAADPTGPKHFNKTLTRAKFEALVADLVERTVEPCQKALRDAKLSAAQVTKVLLVGGQTRSPIIISRVREIFQREPSIEINPDEVVAIGAAIQAGVLSGDVKDLILLDVIPLSLGIETRGGLFTKILERNSTIPTKKSLIFTTVADNQQVVEVHVLQGEREIAAGNRSLARFELVGIPTAPRGLPQIEVCFEVDADGIVSVSARDKMTSLEQAMRITPSSGLSASEIYDLIEEAGRNHEVDRRLKEVILARNRLEGLMHNTARSFSEFGWMLPQNDQDFVRQTLDNARRAVVSEDGTEVRYALEELERAARLITDAMFRPTGMSPGPGSSVEDETATPVTEVS, encoded by the coding sequence ATGGGCAAAGTCATCGGCATAGACCTCGGGACCACCAACTCGTGTGTGGCCATACTCGAAGGCGGCGTGACGCAGATCATTCCGAACAAAGAGGGCGGGCGGACGACGCCGTCGGTCGTCGCCTTTACCGAGAAAGGCGAGCGGTTGATCGGCCAGATCGCCAAGCGCCAGGCCATCACCAACTCGGCCAACACCATCTATGCGGTCAAGCGTTTGATCGGGCGCAAGTTCAACTCGCAGGAAGTGCAGCGCGCCATGGAAGTCTGCGCCTACGAGATCACCGAGGCGTCGAACGGCGATTGCCGTGTGCGCGTGCGCGGGCGCGATTACTCGCCGCCGGAAATCTCTGCCATCCTGCTGCAACGGCTCAAGCTGGCCGCCGAAGAGTTCCTCGGCGACGAAGTCACCGAAGCCATCATCACGGTGCCTGCTTACTTCGACGACATCCAGCGGCAGGCGACTAAGGACGCCGGCAAGATCGCCGGCCTCAACGTCCACCGCATCATCAACGAGCCGACCGCCGCGGCCCTGGCCTACGGACTGGGCAAGCGCGAACACGAGAAGATCGCCGTCTACGATCTCGGCGGCGGCACCTTCGACGTGTCGATCATGGAGATGAACGACGGCGTCTTTGAAGTGTTGTCAACCTGCGGCGACTCGTTCCTCGGCGGCGAGGACTTCGATCAGCGCATCGTTGACTGGATGATCGAGACGTTTAACGAAGAGACCGGCATTGATCTGCACAACGACCGGCTGGCCTTGCAGCGCTTGAAAGAGGCCGCCGAGCGCGCCAAGTGCGAGCTGTCGACGGTGAGCGAAGCGCAGATGAATCTGCCGTTCATCGCCGCCGACCCGACGGGGCCGAAGCACTTCAACAAGACGCTGACGCGCGCCAAGTTCGAAGCTCTGGTTGCCGATCTGGTCGAGCGCACGGTCGAGCCTTGCCAGAAAGCCTTGCGCGATGCCAAGCTGAGCGCCGCGCAGGTGACGAAAGTTTTGCTCGTCGGCGGTCAGACGCGCTCGCCCATCATCATCAGCCGGGTGCGCGAAATTTTCCAGCGCGAGCCTTCGATTGAAATCAACCCCGACGAAGTCGTTGCCATCGGCGCGGCCATTCAGGCCGGCGTGTTGTCGGGCGACGTCAAGGATTTGATCCTGCTCGACGTCATCCCGCTCAGCCTGGGCATCGAAACGCGCGGCGGCTTGTTCACCAAGATCCTTGAGCGCAACTCGACGATCCCGACCAAGAAGAGCTTGATCTTCACGACCGTCGCCGACAACCAGCAGGTCGTCGAAGTCCACGTCTTGCAAGGCGAGCGCGAGATCGCCGCCGGCAACCGCAGCCTGGCGCGCTTCGAGCTGGTCGGCATCCCGACCGCGCCGCGCGGCCTGCCGCAGATCGAAGTCTGTTTCGAAGTCGACGCCGACGGCATCGTCTCGGTGTCGGCGCGCGACAAGATGACCAGTCTGGAACAGGCCATGCGCATCACGCCGTCTTCGGGGCTGTCCGCGTCAGAGATTTATGACCTGATCGAAGAGGCGGGCCGCAACCATGAAGTTGACCGCCGGCTGAAAGAGGTCATCCTGGCGCGCAATCGCCTGGAAGGCTTGATGCACAACACGGCGCGCTCGTTCAGCGAGTTCGGCTGGATGCTGCCGCAAAACGATCAAGACTTCGTGCGCCAGACGCTCGACAACGCGCGCCGCGCCGTCGTTTCTGAAGACGGCACGGAGGTGCGTTACGCGCTCGAAGAATTAGAGAGAGCGGCGCGCCTGATCACGGACGCCATGTTCCGCCCGACCGGCATGTCGCCCGGCCCCGGTTCGAGCGTGGAAGACGAAACGGCCACGCCGGTTACAGAAGTGTCGTAA
- the der gene encoding ribosome biogenesis GTPase Der, with translation MEALESTAPTGEPVEARDLPTVVILGRPNVGKSTLFNRLTGSRRSIVGDEPGITRDRIYGRAEWRGRALKLVDTGGIIPDDAELIPTNILRQARAALEEAGLILLVTDARAGITPLDEELAELARSAHKPVFVAANKVDSARLEADALEFERWGFAAVFAVSAEHGNGLGDMLDAALDLLPAPEVREAAQREIRIAIVGRPNVGKSSLVNRLTGAERVIVSPIPGTTRDAVDTDLEFEDMHFRLIDTAGIRRKGKTELVAEKISVVMARRHLEQADVAILLIDAVEGPTALDATIGGYAHEAGASLIIAVNKWDAIEKDTHTTSAYERRIREMMKFADYAPVAFISAKTGQRVTNLLELAKQAHEERAKRISTSELNRFFERHLEQPRATTRSKYPVRVLYITQAGTRPPTFVVFTSSRTPKAKLHFSYERYLVNRLREEFGFFGTPIRIKQRRRSGGASAPGSS, from the coding sequence ATGGAAGCACTCGAAAGCACAGCGCCAACCGGCGAGCCCGTCGAGGCGCGCGACCTGCCGACGGTGGTGATTCTCGGCCGCCCGAACGTCGGCAAATCCACGCTGTTCAATCGGCTCACTGGCTCGCGGCGCTCAATCGTCGGCGACGAGCCGGGCATCACCCGCGACCGCATTTATGGCCGCGCTGAATGGCGCGGGCGGGCGCTCAAGCTGGTTGACACCGGCGGCATCATCCCCGACGACGCCGAGTTGATCCCGACCAACATTCTGCGACAGGCGCGCGCGGCGCTCGAAGAAGCCGGCTTGATATTGCTGGTCACCGACGCCCGCGCCGGCATCACGCCGCTCGATGAAGAGCTCGCCGAGCTGGCGCGCTCGGCGCACAAGCCGGTCTTTGTCGCCGCCAACAAAGTCGATAGCGCCCGCCTGGAAGCCGATGCGCTGGAGTTCGAGCGCTGGGGATTCGCTGCGGTCTTTGCGGTCTCTGCCGAGCACGGCAATGGCCTCGGCGACATGCTCGACGCGGCGCTCGACCTGCTGCCCGCCCCCGAAGTCCGCGAAGCGGCGCAACGCGAAATCCGCATCGCCATCGTCGGCCGCCCGAACGTCGGCAAGTCGTCGCTGGTCAATCGCCTGACCGGAGCCGAGCGCGTCATCGTTTCGCCGATCCCCGGCACGACGCGCGACGCGGTTGACACCGACCTTGAATTTGAAGACATGCACTTCCGCTTGATTGACACGGCGGGCATTCGCCGCAAGGGCAAGACCGAGCTGGTCGCCGAAAAGATTTCCGTGGTCATGGCTCGCCGGCATCTTGAACAGGCTGACGTCGCCATCCTGTTGATCGATGCGGTCGAAGGCCCGACGGCGCTCGACGCCACCATCGGCGGTTACGCCCACGAAGCCGGCGCCAGCCTGATCATTGCCGTCAACAAGTGGGACGCCATCGAAAAAGACACGCACACGACGAGCGCTTACGAGCGCCGCATTCGCGAGATGATGAAGTTCGCGGATTACGCGCCGGTCGCCTTTATCTCGGCCAAGACCGGTCAGCGCGTCACCAACCTGTTGGAGCTGGCCAAACAGGCGCATGAGGAACGCGCCAAGCGCATTTCGACTTCAGAGCTGAATCGCTTCTTCGAGCGCCACCTGGAACAGCCGCGCGCGACGACGCGCTCCAAGTATCCGGTCCGCGTTCTCTACATCACGCAAGCCGGCACGCGCCCGCCGACTTTTGTCGTCTTCACTTCGTCGCGCACACCGAAAGCGAAACTACACTTCTCCTACGAGCGCTACCTGGTGAATCGCCTGCGCGAAGAGTTCGGCTTCTTCGGCACGCCGATCCGCATCAAGCAGCGGCGCCGGTCGGGTGGCGCGAGCGCGCCGGGATCGTCATGA
- the hrcA gene encoding heat-inducible transcriptional repressor HrcA → MRSRSGHNSDHRKKEILAAIVRAHVATGQPVGSLSLAQQSSERLSSATIRNICAELEDEGYLTHPHTSAGRMPTDKGYRFYVDHVIRSTQLTESEAARINAYLLDEETLRSPERLMERTSRLLSQLSDNVGIVISPSIARDILHHIEFVRLPDGRILAITVSSAGRVQDRLIRVEGDFTQAELNGTGRYLTENFRGWTLDEIRDELLRRMGEEKALYDQLLRNAMLLCSQSLQDGDQPDVFIEGASNIIAKPDFTDAERMRALFKMFEEKSRMVRILNECITSACRQAVAVRIGSENDSADLRDCTVIASPCFYVAGGGVGSLGVVGPTRIEYERLISVVDYIARLFARVLNTNSPTPFAARTL, encoded by the coding sequence ATGAGAAGCAGAAGCGGTCACAACAGCGACCACCGCAAGAAGGAGATTCTCGCGGCGATTGTCCGGGCGCACGTCGCCACGGGTCAGCCGGTCGGTTCGCTGTCGCTGGCGCAGCAGTCGAGCGAGCGTCTGTCATCGGCGACGATTCGTAACATCTGCGCCGAGCTTGAAGACGAAGGCTACCTGACGCATCCGCATACGTCAGCCGGGCGCATGCCGACCGACAAAGGTTACCGCTTCTATGTTGACCATGTGATTCGCTCGACGCAGCTCACCGAGTCAGAAGCAGCGCGCATCAACGCTTACCTGCTCGACGAAGAGACGCTGCGCAGCCCTGAGCGCTTGATGGAGCGCACGAGCCGTCTGCTGTCGCAGTTGTCCGACAATGTCGGCATCGTCATTTCGCCGTCAATTGCCCGTGACATCCTGCACCACATCGAGTTCGTGCGGCTGCCGGATGGGCGCATTCTGGCCATCACGGTGTCGAGCGCAGGGCGCGTGCAGGATCGCTTGATCCGCGTCGAAGGCGACTTCACGCAGGCCGAGTTGAATGGCACGGGTCGCTATTTGACAGAGAATTTTCGCGGCTGGACGCTTGATGAAATTCGCGACGAGCTGCTGCGGCGCATGGGCGAAGAGAAGGCGCTTTATGACCAGTTGCTGCGCAACGCCATGCTCTTGTGCAGCCAATCGCTGCAAGACGGCGATCAGCCGGACGTCTTCATCGAGGGCGCGTCGAACATTATCGCCAAGCCGGATTTTACGGATGCCGAGCGCATGCGGGCGCTGTTTAAGATGTTTGAAGAGAAGAGCCGCATGGTGCGCATACTCAACGAGTGCATCACCAGTGCCTGCCGCCAGGCGGTCGCCGTGCGCATCGGCAGCGAGAATGACTCCGCCGACTTGCGCGATTGCACGGTGATTGCCTCGCCATGTTTTTACGTCGCCGGCGGCGGCGTCGGCAGCCTCGGCGTCGTCGGCCCGACGCGTATCGAGTACGAGCGGCTCATTAGTGTCGTAGATTACATTGCCAGATTGTTCGCGCGGGTGCTGAATACGAACAGCCCGACGCCATTTGCGGCGCGAACACTGTAG